A region of Liolophura sinensis isolate JHLJ2023 chromosome 8, CUHK_Ljap_v2, whole genome shotgun sequence DNA encodes the following proteins:
- the LOC135472999 gene encoding neuropeptides B/W receptor type 1-like has protein sequence MTPKYKMGLTDEISKNALFVCVLMGLFAVIGLADNIMLFRALVKYKKTRIGLFALAAGLAIADVLYLALGIPVGILYETNNVELLLNSEPFCKVEAYLSHTFTYIAAYHLVAFAVLRAIVLTSRSRRGPTFVQGVLCSLCLWILALLANVPMLTLDDETHELLCLLKFDYSLEQFLLISLGFSFVLPVVLISLIYFATYLVCRRFCEDSYSPRQRQFSKLVSIVISVFIALWLPVNILHLVILYKDQAIADMPMDPALQAQRIQKYYEMDVLYTVRDYFIAIAHLDKFIRPIIYAKMSRDFGKSFDEVVNCNSCFKDDERRGNSSSTAPLAGTDPCPEEVL, from the coding sequence ATGACTCCGAAGTACAAGATGGGACTGACGGACGAGATCTCCAAGAATGCACTGTTTGTGTGCGTCTTGATGGGTCTGTTTGCTGTCATCGGTTTGGCCGACAACATCATGTTGTTCCGGGCCCTGGTCAAATACAAGAAGACCCGGATCGGGCTGTTTGCGTTGGCGGCTGGACTTGCCATCGCCGATGTCCTTTACCTGGCACTGGGCATTCCAGTTGGAATATTGTATGAAACGAACAATGTGGAATTACTGCTGAACTCAGAACCTTTCTGCAAAGTGGAGGCTTACCTGTCTCATACGTTTACATACATAGCCGCCTACCACCTGGTAGCGTTTGCTGTGTTAAGGGCTATTGTGTTAACAAGTCGATCTCGCCGCGGTCCAACCTTTGTCCAGGGAGTTCTCTGCAGCTTATGTCTTTGGATTTTAGCTCTGCTGGCCAATGTCCCAATGTTGACCCTTGACGATGAAACTCACGAACTTCTCTGCTTGTTGAAATTTGACTATAGCCTTGAACAGTTTTTGCTCATCTCTTTAGGATTTTCCTTCGTTTTGCCAGTAGTTCTCATATCTCTGATATATTTTGCCACGTATTTGGTGTGCCGTAGGTTTTGTGAAGACAGTTACAGCCCTCGCCAGAGACAGTTTTCCAAGTTGGTCTCCATCGTTATAAGTGTGTTCATAGCTCTCTGGCTACCAGTGAACATCCTGCACCTTGTCATTTTGTACAAGGATCAAGCCATCGCCGACATGCCGATGGACCCAGCGCTTCAGGCCCAGCGCATACAAAAGTATTACGAGATGGACGTATTGTACACTGTACGAGACTATTTCATCGCCATTGCTCATCTGGACAAGTTCATAAGACCGATTATTTACGCGAAAATGTCAAGGGATTTTGGCAAAAGCTTCGACGAAGTAGTCAACTGTAATTCATGTTTTAAAGACGACGAGAGGCGGGGTAATTCTTCGTCCACGGCGCCTCTAGCGGGGACTGACCCATGTCCCGAGGAAGTCCTGTAA
- the LOC135472894 gene encoding zinc finger protein 687a-like, producing MATPVQPKDTASEPCGEDTSSLQPAAETLGTPSDGQQDVLSDFIDGQTSVSLAEASISPYFTIPLSTESTACVSSENTTVTQDNAVAVLLDHSVPAGPEQITTPVENKTSAPPDDPVAALIMATSSTPYNSTTAPQARTTSILPDHSLDASANKATFSAVAAAPDKTTYPPPDTLAASLDNATEKGNTCVMPHEDISHISVEKSSQDKEISVMQASQDGTMEHTMTTLLANENSAPPVTLPVPVDRSSPASSDYQMPAALDKPTFTQTVQTMAAPSVKESAPLSDVMSARGDEGTPELSEKQTPSYQATPVPSAYTLPPPAVSTIFSASFLKPAFVREESHVSSSPDMTVVTALTETKTDCLDKALSSPLADTSPLTSDNGYSVLVDVSAPQDVETLSATDEAKPSAPESLSVGDQAYSPLATLDETSPMQANTSAPPEKSTEASNLDYPDNLTTSCSAKIAVALGGKGLVSLCTETPALPGDTLPGPSDTTPAISDATDVTPPDETDVIRPDETDVTRPDETYATPPDETDVTPPDETDVTRPDKTDVTPSDETHVTRPDKTDVTRPDKTDVTPSDETHFTPPGETDVTTPDETYVIPPDETTQASHNITGIILDKVSSHQQDHALVKEVLPVNLTGAKPEISPPICKPTVSLDSSPKQVEMGISATSVTATRPLSATPPGEASYAPIASMARMLTGGVSAVKSSSQPQPSSSVSGQLISATACLPQAQPVNRICAPLDKASSREPVIDALKQKDRSAVTLCSLTGIKRVPSELIAEEAVHLDKPVIVLDESGISRDSVNGGANRHRIENFLAESRAVRLDPDDSNVEMENSEENNLVRSIFCLSKPAEPVPQTSLGSGHSSNVVYSVPSEAERQEEMLAMRRDCVVDPTCVIPNSSLRALPEPDRGLNSNASLVKTKTFEKPSAPIAIKKEPQDTSETSASVLDSDAESSIIPNYHVQNDNTTLTRPSNDVSSNSVLFTDMATGMEISGNSASVTDNNASQASDKGTTTTSALPSLFQSKFSTLREQQLDCLSKTDSTSPYTPPAVPEKLKDKFSGSTFKCIGCEDSFLFASSLEFHLNRKSMQIVCKHERCQAEVKVFTNRCAFASHLKTHGTRAENVDFTVSAASSEMLDKFPDMVRLCDSKSADGMGFSAHWKCMECDLLLPSAEALASHFVPKTDSGLEGGECETCKKHFWTKCSLSAHGRTHSREKPYICPECGQQFLGTWDAFSNHLGLKCFHTCRTSTFKCPRCNLSLASCDEMVEHLISHKETYFKCPNCPMAFKTHSSLLSHVQSAHIAQTVCDTFIFKCAVCDTVFRSENQMVGHTNAHVIEHNKIPKCSFACWFCKQLCDEKQLLEKHLSSAHNVVPSPIICDLCGEHLKSIESFFRHLERHEEMDLPICVVDQSEIISGPPEELAKSLKKKKNSVKKVKSPTRMAKPGVRMFHCSVCEFHCIKSCVAEVHAHIIKHRQEGIFLCPICYTAKLDDLTDLRRHQFLCRKKKNSSKGSPKSMKDSLMCCKCDKTFYTDEDLENHMLSEHAMGPQFPCHLCGLTYDTRNNLQQHIQVIHEGKKNVYLCWICQSKNIKRTFTIAPKLTKHLITKHRVPRNTIDPEKFPRLLPGLDDKDMVVPGSSKRSGGIDTNKAPIKRLKVVGDVVFNCAKCKFSSEDKDEFKTHIKEHKTETDSKQCPECGLCFSVLPSLKKHLIMVHKIEDVNKYVEASSINETAGPEALPVKSDVASSELEASQDMDIGNPLECRVCYKTFDTVALLKSHMRTHGMAFIRSKRCVVNAAN from the coding sequence ATGGCAACTCCTGTACAGCCGAAAGACACAGCTTCTGAGCCATGTGGTGAGGATACTTCTTCACTCCAGCCAGCAGCGGAAACATTAGGCACACCATCTGATGGGCAACAGGATGTGCTTTCAGACTTCATTGATGGCCAAACTTCAGTATCATTGGCTGAGGCATCCATATCACCATATTTCACAATCCCTCTGTCAACAGAAAGTACAGCTTGTGTGTCATCCGAAAATACAACTGTGACACAGGATAATGCAGTGGCTGTGTTACTTGATCATTCAGTCCCTGCTGGTCCTGAACAAATAACTACTCCTGTAGAAAACAAGACTAGTGCACCACCAGATGACCCAGTCGCTGCTTTAATAATGGCAACGTCTTCAACACCTTATAATTCCACTACTGCCCCACAAGCAAGGACAACCTCTATACTACCAGATCATTCACTTGATGCTTCTGCGAACAAGGCAACTTTTTCAGCAGTGGCTGCTGCTCCAGATAAGACTACTTACCCACCACCCGATACTTTGGCAGCATCTTTAGATAATGCTACAGAGAAGGGGAATACATGTGTTATGCCGCACGAGGATATATCGCATATTTCCGTAGAAAAATCTTCTCAGGACAAGGAAATTTCGGTAATGCAAGCCTCCCAAGACGGTACGATGGAGCATACAATGACTACTCTGCTTGCCAATGAAAATTCTGCACCACCAGTGACACTGCCTGTTCCTGTTGATAGGTCATCTCCTGCTTCATCAGATTACCAAATGCCTGCTGCTCTAGATAAGCCAACTTTTACGCAAACAGTTCAAACGATGGCTGCTCCTTCAGTTAAGGAAAGTGCTCCACTGTCAGATGTAATGTCTGCCCGTGGAGATGAAGGAACTCCTGAACTATCAGAAAAGCAAACTCCTTCATATCAAGCAACTCCTGTCCCATCAGCTTATACGTTGCCACCTCCAGCAGTCAGTACGATTTTTTCAGCATCATTTCTGAAGCCTGCATTTGTGCGTGAAGAAAGTCATGTTTCATCATCACCAGATATGACAGTGGTGACAGCACTTACTGAAACAAAGACTGATTGCCTTGATAAGGCATTAAGTTCACCACTTGCGGATACAAGTCCTTTAACATCAGATAATGGGTATTCTGTACTGGTTGATGTTTCAGCGCCTCAGGATGTGGAAACACTCTCAGCAACTGATGAAGCAAAACCTTCTGCTCCAGAATCTCTTTCTGTAGGTGATCAAGCATATTCACCCTTAGCTACACTCGATGAGACATCTCCTATGCAAGCAAATACATCTGCACCTCCAGAGAAGTCAACTGAGGCGTCAAACCTTGATTATCCAGACAATCTCACAACTTCTTGTTCAGCTAAGATAGCTGTTGCACTGGGTGGTAAAGGGCTTGTTTCGCTCTGTACGGAAACTCCAGCATTACCAGGCGACACATTACCTGGTCCATCAGATACAACACCTGCTATTTCAGATGCGACAGATGTCACACCACCAGATGAGACAGATGTCATCCGACCAGATGAGACAGATGTTACACGGCCAGATGAGACATATGCCACACCACCAGATGAGACAGATGTCACACCACCAGATGAGACAGATGTCACACGACCAGATAAGACAGATGTCACACCATCAGATGAGACGCATGTCACACGACCAGATAAGACAGATGTCACACGACCAGATAAGACAGATGTCACACCATCAGATGAGACACATTTCACACCACCAGGTGAGACAGATGTCACAACACCAGATGAAACTTATGTCATACCACCAGATGAGACAACGCAGGCTAGTCATAACATAACAGGAATAATTCTGGACAAGGTATCTTCGCATCAACAGGACCATGCTCTTGTAAAGGAGGTCTTACCTGTGAATCTTACTGGTGCAAAACCAGAGATTTCACCTCCCATTTGTAAACCCACTGTGTCACTTGATTCTTCACCAAAACAAGTAGAAATGGGTATTTCAGCAACATCTGTCACCGCCACAAGACCACTGTCTGCTACACCACCTGGGGAAGCATCGTATGCACCTATAGCCAGTATGGCCCGGATGCTAACTGGCGGTGTATCAGCTGTGAAAAGCTCCTCCCAACCACAGCCATCATCTTCTGTTTCAGGACAATTGATATCTGCTACAGCCTGTCTGCCCCAAGCACAGCCAGTCAATAGAATTTGTGCCCCATTAGACAAGGCTTCTTCGAGGGAGCCAGTTATTGATGCATTAAAGCAGAAGGATAGGTCAGCAGTGACACTTTGTTCTCTAACAGGAATCAAACGTGTGCCCTCTGAGTTAATTGCGGAAGAGGCAGTCCATTTAGATAAACCGGTCATTGTTTTAGATGAGTCTGGTATTTCTAGGGACTCAGTTAATGGTGGTGCTAATCGGCACCGTATTGAAAACTTCCTTGCGGAATCACGAGCCGTTAGGCTTGACCCAGATGATTCAAATGTAGAAATGGAGAACTCTGAGGAAAATAATCTGGTTAGGTCCATTTTCTGTTTATCAAAGCCAGCTGAACCAGTACCTCAGACCAGTCTAGGTAGTGGACATTCTTCTAACGTAGTGTACAGCGTGCCGTCTGAAGCTGAAAGACAGGAAGAAATGCTGGCTATGCGAAGGGATTGCGTTGTAGATCCAACTTGTGTGATACCAAATTCTTCACTGAGAGCTTTGCCAGAACCAGACCGTGGGCTTAACAGCAATGCCAGTCTGGTCAAAACTAAGACATTTGAAAAACCTAGTGCGCCTATTGCCATAAAGAAAGAACCTCAAGACACTAGTGAAACATCTGCATCTGTATTGGACAGTGATGCAGAGAGCTCCATTATTCCCAATTATCACGTCCAGAATGACAACACCACACTCACTAGACCCAGTAATGATGTATCATCAAACTCCGTTCTGTTCACAGATATGGCAACAGGAATGGAAATCAGTGGTAACTCGGCCTCTGTCACAGATAATAATGCCAGTCAGGCATCTGATAAGGGAACCACCACGACCAGCGCCCTGCCTTCACTGTTTCAAAGCAAGTTCTCAACTCTTCGGGAGCAGCAGTTAGATTGTTTGTCTAAAACAGATAGTACATCACCCTACACACCACCTGCTGTGCCAGAAAAGCTTAAAGATAAATTTTCAGGCTCTACCTTCAAATGTATTGGTTGTGAAGACTCGTTCTTATTCGCAAGCAGTTTAGAATTTCATTTAAATAGAAAAAGCATGCAAATAGTTTGCAAACACGAACGTTGTCAGGCAGAGGTAAAAGTTTTCACTAACAGGTGTGCATTCGCCTCACATTTGAAAACACACGGCACAAGAGCAGAGAATGTCGACTTCACCGTGTCTGCTGCAAGTTCCGAAATGTTGGATAAGTTTCCAGACATGGTGAGGTTATGTGATTCAAAGTCAGCTGATGGCATGGGCTTTTCTGCTCATTGGAAGTGTATGGAGTGTGATTTGCTGTTACCTAGTGCCGAAGCCTTGGCTTCTCATTTTGTACCAAAGACAGACAGTGGACTAGAAGGGGGAGAATGTGAAACctgtaaaaaacatttttggacGAAGTGTTCCCTATCGGCACATGGCCGCACGCACTCTCGTGAAAAACCTTACATTTGTCCCGAATGTGGCCAACAGTTTCTGGGCACATGGGATGCTTTTTCAAACCATCTTGGCCTAAAATGCTTTCACACATGTCGCACGTCTACATTCAAATGTCCCAGATGTAATCTTAGTTTAGCTTCTTGTGATGAGATGGTCGAACACCTGATATCTCATAAGGAAACTTATTTCAAGTGCCCAAACTGTCCCATGGCGTTTAAGACTCATTCGTCACTGTTGAGTCACGTGCAGTCTGCACATATTGCCCAAACGGTGTGCGATACCTTTATTTTCAAATGCGCTGTTTGCGATACAGTCTTCCGCAGTGAGAACCAGATGGTGGGACACACAAATGCCCACGTGATTGAGCACAACAAAATTCCAAAGTGTTCATTTGCGTGTTGGTTTTGTAAGCAGTTGTGTGATGAAAAGCAGCTTTTAGAAAAACACTTAAGTTCTGCTCACAATGTTGTACCCTCTCCAATTATATGTGATCTTTGTGGTGAGCACCTAAAGTCAATAGAATCCTTTTTTAGGCATCTGGAGAGACATGAAGAAATGGATCTCCCGATTTGCGTTGTTGATCAATCGGAGATTATAAGTGGCCCTCCCGAGGAACTGGCGAAATCcctgaagaaaaagaagaataGCGTCAAAAAAGTGAAATCGCCGACGAGGATGGCTAAACCAGGTGTACGGATGTTCCACTGCAGCGTGTGTGAGTTCCACTGTATCAAATCATGCGTTGCTGAAGTCCACGCTCACATCATTAAACATCGTCAGGAAGGCATCTTCCTTTGTCCAATTTGCTACACCGCCAAATTAGATGATCTAACGGATCTTCGACGTCACCAGTTTCTGtgcagaaagaagaaaaatagtTCAAAAGGTTCGCCTAAATCAATGAAGGACAGCTTGATGTgttgtaaatgtgataaaacattCTATACCGATGAAGACTTGGAAAATCACATGCTAAGCGAGCATGCAATGGGTCCACAGTTCCCCTGTCATTTGTGTGGACTGACGTACGACACCCGTAACAACCTGCAACAACACATTCAGGTTATTCATGAAGGCAAGAAGAACGTTTACCTGTGCTGGATTTGTCAGAGCAAAAACATTAAGCGGACATTTACCATAGCGCCAAAGCTGACAAAGCATTTGATTACAAAACACCGAGTCCCGAGAAACACCATCGATCCTGAGAAGTTCCCTCGTTTGTTACCGGGATTGGATGATAAAGACATGGTCGTACCGGGATCGTCCAAAAGATCCGGCGGTATAGACACAAACAAAGCTCCAATTAAACGTCTAAAAGTTGTTGGTGACGTGGTTTTCAATTGCGCAAAGTGCAAGTTTTCCTCCGAGGATAAAGACGAATTTAAAACTCACATTAAGGAACACAAGACAGAGACTGACTCTAAGCAGTGCCCGGAATGTGGACTCTGTTTCTCTGTGCTACCGTCTTTAAAGAAACATTTGATCATGGTTCACAAAATAGAGgatgtaaacaaatatgttgAAGCCAGTAGCATAAATGAGACTGCAGGTCCAGAGGCTTTGCCCGTTAAATCAGATGTGGCGAGCTCGGAGCTGGAGGCTTCCCAGGATATGGACATTGGAAATCCATTGGAATGCAGAGTTTGTTATAAGACTTTTGATACAGTGGCACTGCTGAAATCCCATATGCGCACTCATGGAATGGCGTTCATACGGTCAAAACGTTGCGTAGTTAACGCAGCAAATTAG